A single genomic interval of Vibrio maritimus harbors:
- the gloA gene encoding lactoylglutathione lyase produces the protein MKVLHTMIRVVDLDKSIKFYSEVLGMKVLDRFENEEYRYSLVFVGYEGQDAGSTIELTYNWDTDQYDQGNAWGHIAIGCDDIYAACERIEQLGGNITRAPGPMKGGETHIAFVKDPDGYSIELIQSSK, from the coding sequence ATGAAAGTTTTGCACACAATGATTCGCGTAGTGGACCTAGATAAGTCCATTAAATTCTACTCAGAAGTTCTTGGCATGAAGGTGTTAGACCGTTTCGAGAATGAAGAGTATCGCTATTCACTGGTCTTTGTAGGCTACGAGGGTCAAGATGCAGGCTCTACCATCGAGCTGACTTACAACTGGGATACAGACCAGTACGACCAAGGCAATGCATGGGGACATATTGCGATTGGTTGTGATGATATTTATGCGGCATGTGAGCGCATTGAACAACTGGGTGGCAACATCACTCGTGCACCAGGTCCAATGAAAGGCGGCGAAACTCACATCGCGTTTGTAAAAGATCCTGATGGTTACTCTATTGAGCTAATTCAATCGAGCAAATAA